A single region of the Silene latifolia isolate original U9 population chromosome 8, ASM4854445v1, whole genome shotgun sequence genome encodes:
- the LOC141595300 gene encoding uncharacterized protein LOC141595300: MNIGEEQITKKSSVLVGFSGETRSTLGEIHLPTYVEGVSSYKKFGVLDCLSSYNAILGRPWIHNVKAIPSTYHQCIKVLADWGIATIKEEHKATQECYTVALKPSKADQVILDLEYPDRYVLVGSDAPDCVRLELKRRIFVPERNPIINEEVEKLLDMGMIREVMYSEWLANMVVVQKRMVNAEFA, translated from the exons atgaatattGGTGAAGAACAAATCACCAAGAAGTCCAGTGttttggtagggttcagtggagaaaccagAAGCACATTGGGAGAAATCCATCTCCCTACTTATGTTGAAGGTGTCTCATCCTATAAGAAATTTGGAGTCTTAgattgcttgtcatcctacaatgcaatcTTGGGAAGGCCATGGATCCATAATGTCAAGGCcataccatcaacctatcatcaGTGCATCAAGGTACTAGCAGACTGGGGCATAGCAACAATCAAAGAAGAACACAAGGCAACCCAAGAATGTTATACAGTGGCCttaaaaccttccaaggcag atcaggtaattctaGACCTTGAGTATCCTGATAGGTATGTCTTAGTCGGGTCTGATGCCCCAGATTGTGTCAGGCTAGAGCTG AAAAGACGAATATTTGTGCCTGAAAGAAATCCTATAATTAATGAGGAAGTGGAGAAACTTCTGGATATGGgtatgatcagggaagtaatgtactcTGAATGGTTAGCTAAcatggttgttgtgcagaaaagaATGGTAAATGCAGAGTTTGCgtag